CGATCTCGGCGACAAGTCGCACAACCTCGTGCTTAACGAAGTCGATCTCGCCCGTCCGAACAAGCCCGAAATGGAAGGCCCCAAGACCGCTGCCGAGGAAATGCAGATGATGCGTAAACTCTACAACGAAATGGTCATGGAGAAAGCCGGCATCAAGGGCGAAAGCCTCGTCCAGATCGGCGGCATCAAACGCGAAAAGAAGACGAAAGACAAAGAAATGGCAGTCGCTGAATAACAGTAAGCTGTTAACAGTTGTCAGTAGTCAGAAAGGCCGTCGGAATTTCCGGCGGCCTTTTTCTATTCACTATTCACTATTCACGATTTACTAAATGGCGATCGGCGGGGCTTTTTGTTTGAAAAGGGTGATTGATTCGACATTTCTTTTCTTATGGCACCTAGGCCGATCATGCAATGGATAAACAATCTCAACAGAAGATAACCTTGACAATAGGAGCGAAGGCTCTCGACCGCCCCCATATGAACTCATGGCGGACGGACCTAGAAAAACTGGCACGAACAAATTGGCACGACTTAGTGGTCCTCAAATCCGTGATGGGGGAGCTCGATCATCGCGACAGTAATAAAGCCATTCGCTTACGCGAAACAATCGAGGAACGGATCGAGGAACTAACAATCGACCAACCGTTTCGATGGCCAACGACCGACGGAGAACCCGGAAATAATCCGATCAGTCCTTTCGACGCCCCTGAAATTGGAATGCTTAAATTGCTGGGCTACACCGTTGGCAGAAATGGACTTTCGCGTTCAGGTCGAAGGAAGATACTAGACGATATTTATAGGATGAGATTGCCCATTCGTGTAAGCAACGAATATATGGACGAGTGGTCAGTGCCGAATGGTGGACGTCGACTGCAGAAAATCGCCGAATCCATCGCCGCGTTCACACGAAACGCAAAACGCGACCGTCGCCAAGACAAGTTGTTGGCAATCGAGCACTGGGAAGCCGATCTCGCTTATATGAAGAAGAGCTTCTATGATGGCAGTCGATGGTCTTTCGAATGGCCGACGACCTAGATGCGATCAGTCTTGCTCAATGACGATAACCTCGGTGAGTCTGTCCCAAGCCCGTAGTCGGTGGTGAGACCGGGTGCAAAAAATCAGAAAGCCTCGTCGAGCGATCGGCGAGGCTTTTTGTTTGCTTGATGACAAATATCTTTGATTTGATGCGGATATGACTTAAAATCAGATCATCAACGATCCTGTCGTATCTATTTCGAAAGACGTGATGGGCGGCACGCCGGTATTCACGGGAACTCGTGTGCCTATTCAGACGCTCATCGATTTTCTGACCGCAGGCGACACGATCAATGATTTTCTCGAAAGCATTCCGACGGTCAGCCGCGAACAGGTGATCACCTATCTCCGGCAATCAGAACTTCAGATGGAGAAGCTCGCTGCGTGAAGATCCTACTCGACGAATGCGTTGACCGTCGTTTTGGACGGGAATTGTCCGGCCACGACCTAAAAACGGTTCCACAAAACGGTTGGGCCGGGTTCTGTCGCCAACGGTGACAAACAATCGCCGCGTCATTTGTGCGTCCCCTACAGGGACGGGTCCGTTCAACCAACCTAACCTAGGGTTCCCCCAAGCCTCAACCCTAGGCTTTATAATGTACGTCGCCGTTGGCGACAAGCCAGTACGCCCCAACGATCCGCCTTGAAATTATTAAGTCTTGATCATGCCTTGGAAACTAATCTCCGACTAGCCGATCGTGAATCCTCTTAAGAAAATCCACTTCATCTCGATTGAGCCTCTTCTCCTTCGTTCCCTCGTGAGCCCACAGGTTCCGATGTGAGTTGAAGATCGACATCCATTTAAGCTTCTCGGCCTTGCTATTGAACCCCAAACCAACATCAATCGAAAATTCTTCCTCAAATGTAATGAACTCCGGGTCGTCGGGTTTTGGCCGCTTAGTCCAGTGCTTATCGATTATCGTCTTATAATCGTAAATGTTGAACATCTCCGTCCAATGAATATCCTTTCTCCCTAGACCTTCGCTATAGTGTCTCTGAATTTCCTCATTCGCACGAGCTTCGCAACTCGTCTTGATATTTCCAATTTCAAGGTCCCAATTATCACCAAACAGGACTTTGAGTTTACCCAACGTTCGCTGCTTGATGTTGCGCTCAATTTCGACCCCGAGCTGTCTACCTTGGCTCTGAAGTTCGTCATCCTGCCTCTCCATCCAATCCACAAGTTCAGCGGGGTAATATTCGGGAAACCCATCATTAACTCTTGATTGAAAATCTCGAAGCCATTTCGTTTCCGCAGTACTACCTAACATAGAAAGTAGACGCTCAACCTCATCATCGGGCGTATCTCTAATCTTGTCGAAAAGAACCCGCAGGTATTTTTCGACCGCTTCGAATCTCTCCGTCGGCGTACTCTTGACGGTCAAGATTCCTTTTGAAGTTTCGTGAGCGTTTAAGCTGCCAATCAGGGAAATAAACGCAAAGGTGCCACGATTGGAAATCAATAGATACTTCTCTCTTTCGAAGATATCTTTGTAGTTGTCCTCAGCAAACCGATAACATAAATTTAGGAAAGCGGCGATATTCTTCCTCGCCCTTACCATCTCGTTGCTGTGATTGTGATTATTGGTGTCGTACAGTGAGCCGGGAACACTTTCTGAGATATAGGTGTTACCTTTCGCTCTTGGAAGCAAACCACTCTTGCTCAAGGCATCAGCAAAGGGTTTCGAAGATAGAAGAGCGGAGTCCTCTCCGATTTGAATTTTTCCGTAAAGAGGCCCGTTGAGGGTATTGGTTAATACCCGAATAATCGAAGCCCGAAGAGCCTTGAGACGAGAATCTGTGCGGTCAGAATTCCAGAATAGGTCCTCTTCAAGGGTTAAGCGCAAGGTTGCACTGACCGCCTTCTGATTCTCGTTGATATCGACGAAGATTTTCAGTTGCTCAGCGGGATCGAGATTTACAAACGCCACAACAGGAATGGTGTTTGTTTCTTTGTAACCGGAGTTCGCATAGCCGTAAAGGCGGTGCTGCCCATCAATTATGTAGGCAATAGCGTAGGCATTTTGGATCTTTAGCGTCCCGAACCTTGATTGCGTGTCAGCTCCCCTTACCGAGCCTTCAAACTGTAGGTTTTTGTCTTTGGCATTAAAATTCACGATAACGGAGTTGGGAAAATACCCACCTCCGTCAATAAAGGCGGTTATCCCCTTTAGCCGACTAGGAATGAGCAAACGTTGATAGTTGGGAAGCTCCGATTCGTTTG
This is a stretch of genomic DNA from Chloracidobacterium sp.. It encodes these proteins:
- a CDS encoding DUF433 domain-containing protein; this translates as MINDPVVSISKDVMGGTPVFTGTRVPIQTLIDFLTAGDTINDFLESIPTVSREQVITYLRQSELQMEKLAA
- a CDS encoding DGQHR domain-containing protein → MGFLSDYKIAELKGKLVDDPSTLGKLYKAKKSEYFLKNVDHSLVNDMVANEGWEEYGSPLKTKTKLRKVKDHDQKFEDDIWCQLYELGFRHLNYDREFCLPFGKDPSQTKQIDVVAINQTAGVVLLVECKSSKKRSEPPSLKTEFEGLPQRLSGFKQSIAELFGKGVKVKYVFATRNLRIDSEGADIQRLIATKSFFYNDNTYRYVNNLIAKYKGAASYQFLGTLFKGEDISSERIELPAIEGKMGKGKTTYYMFSIEPHLLLKMGFILHRTEANESELPNYQRLLIPSRLKGITAFIDGGGYFPNSVIVNFNAKDKNLQFEGSVRGADTQSRFGTLKIQNAYAIAYIIDGQHRLYGYANSGYKETNTIPVVAFVNLDPAEQLKIFVDINENQKAVSATLRLTLEEDLFWNSDRTDSRLKALRASIIRVLTNTLNGPLYGKIQIGEDSALLSSKPFADALSKSGLLPRAKGNTYISESVPGSLYDTNNHNHSNEMVRARKNIAAFLNLCYRFAEDNYKDIFEREKYLLISNRGTFAFISLIGSLNAHETSKGILTVKSTPTERFEAVEKYLRVLFDKIRDTPDDEVERLLSMLGSTAETKWLRDFQSRVNDGFPEYYPAELVDWMERQDDELQSQGRQLGVEIERNIKQRTLGKLKVLFGDNWDLEIGNIKTSCEARANEEIQRHYSEGLGRKDIHWTEMFNIYDYKTIIDKHWTKRPKPDDPEFITFEEEFSIDVGLGFNSKAEKLKWMSIFNSHRNLWAHEGTKEKRLNRDEVDFLKRIHDRLVGD